The following DNA comes from Methanothermus fervidus DSM 2088.
AACTTTCTGAAGTTAAATGGGTTATAGTGGATGAAATACATGCTTTAGCTGAAAATAAAAGAGGAGTACATTTATCTCTTTCTTTAGAAAGACTTCAACAAATAGCAGGGAATTTCACACGTATAGGATTATCAGCCACTGTGAATCCTTTAAAAGAAATTGCTAAGTTTTTAGTTGGTTATGAAGGTGAAAGATCTAGAGATTGTGTAATCGTGGATGTGGATTATAGAAAAAAATTAGATATTGAAGTTATATCACCAGTTAAAGACATCGTTGCTGCAGACCCTGAAGAAGTGAACAAATCTCTCTATGAAAAGCTTGATGAATTGATAAGTCAACATAAAACTACTTTAATCTTTACAAATACAAGAAGTGGAACTGAGGCTATAGTATATAATTTGAAAAAAAGATTTCCAGAAAAATATTCCGATGAAAATATAATGGCTCACCATTCTTCCCTTTCTAGAGAAGTTAGGCATAAAGTTGAAGAAAAACTTAAGAATGGTGAATTAAAAGCTGTAGTTTCATCTACATCCCTTGAATTAGGTATTGATATAGGTTACATTGATCTTGTTATTTTAGTCACTTCTCCAAAATCTGTGTCACGTGCACTTCAAAGGATAGGAAGAAGTGGACATAAGTTACATGAAAAATCTAAAGGCAGAATACTTGTTGTAGATAGGGATGATTTAGTTGAATGTTCATTATTGCTTAAGAATGCGTTAGAAGGTAAAATTGATAAAATACACATACCTAAAAATTGTCTTGACGTATTAGCTCAGCATATTTATGGTATGGCCATTGAGCATCCATGGGATATTGATCATGCATTTCATGTAATAAAAAATAGTTATTGTTACAGAAATTTAAGTAAAAAAGATTATATGCGTGTTTTAAAATATTTAGCAGGGGAGTATTCTGATCTAGAACAAAAAGATGTATATGCAAAAATCTGGTTAAATTATGAAGAAAACAGATTTGGTAGGCGTGGAAAATTAGCAAGAATGTTATATTCTACAAATGTTGGAACAATTCCTGATACTAGTTCTGTAGTTGTTAAATGTAAAGGAAAAATTGTTGGACGTATTGAAGAAGAATTTATGGAAAGGTTACATAAAGGTGACACTTTTGTACTTGGAGGAAAAGTTTACAGATTCAATTATGCAAGAGGAATGACTGTTAATGTAACTCCTGCTGATGCTTTACCCACAATACCTTCATGGTTTTCAGAACAACTACCATTGTCTTTTGATTTAGCAATGAAAATTCAATATTTCAGGGCAATGATGGAAACAAAATTTAGGATGGGAAAAAGTAAAGATGAAATCTTAAATTTCATACAAAAATTTCTATATGTAGATAAAAATGCTGCATATTCAATATATCGCTATTTCCAAGAACAATATCTTTATGCAGAAATTCCGCATGCAAAAAAATTATTAATAGAATATTATGAAGGTTTTGGTGGTAAAAAATTTGTAATATTCCATAGTTTATTTGGTAGACGTGTTAATGAAGCTTTATCGAGGGCAATTGCGTATTTAGTATCAAAAGAATATAAAAAGGATGTAG
Coding sequences within:
- a CDS encoding ATP dependent helicase, Lhr family (COGs: COG1201 Lhr-like helicase~InterPro IPR014021: IPR001650: IPR011545: IPR013701: IPR 014001: IPR003593: IPR017170~KEGG: mth:MTH1802 ATP-dependent helicase~PFAM: DEAD/H associated domain protein; DEAD/DEAH box helicase domain protein; helicase domain protein~SMART: DEAD-like helicase ; AAA ATPase; helicase domain protein~SPTR: O27830 Uncharacterized ATP-dependent helicase MTH_1802~PFAM: Helicase conserved C-terminal domain; DEAD/H associated; DEAD/DEAH box helicase) → MIVKQERKYSDAEIHNILHPWVSKWFKKTFKTFTQSQRLAVPEIHKGKNVLVSSPTGSGKTLTAFLSVISELCRLSERGKLKDKVYCIYISPLRALDNDIEKNLEKPLEEIKKIAKKDNHDLNIRKAVRTGDTPQSKRSAMLRNPPHILITTPETLAILLTAPKFRNKLSEVKWVIVDEIHALAENKRGVHLSLSLERLQQIAGNFTRIGLSATVNPLKEIAKFLVGYEGERSRDCVIVDVDYRKKLDIEVISPVKDIVAADPEEVNKSLYEKLDELISQHKTTLIFTNTRSGTEAIVYNLKKRFPEKYSDENIMAHHSSLSREVRHKVEEKLKNGELKAVVSSTSLELGIDIGYIDLVILVTSPKSVSRALQRIGRSGHKLHEKSKGRILVVDRDDLVECSLLLKNALEGKIDKIHIPKNCLDVLAQHIYGMAIEHPWDIDHAFHVIKNSYCYRNLSKKDYMRVLKYLAGEYSDLEQKDVYAKIWLNYEENRFGRRGKLARMLYSTNVGTIPDTSSVVVKCKGKIVGRIEEEFMERLHKGDTFVLGGKVYRFNYARGMTVNVTPADALPTIPSWFSEQLPLSFDLAMKIQYFRAMMETKFRMGKSKDEILNFIQKFLYVDKNAAYSIYRYFQEQYLYAEIPHAKKLLIEYYEGFGGKKFVIFHSLFGRRVNEALSRAIAYLVSKEYKKDVAMSILDNGFYLRSDGKLRVMKALKKLKPSNFRDILLKAIDKTEILVNRFRHCAGRSLMILRRYKGREKSVGRQQVKSRILLKFIKRLDPDFPILKEAKREVIEDYMDVKNATKVVKWINNGDIQIKEINTKIPSPFAFNIVAQSYLDVLKYDERREFIKRMHQAIVEKIKSNQDL